Below is a genomic region from Vulgatibacter sp..
GGGCGAGCGCCACCGCGCGCAGGAGCACGATGCCGGTGGTGTCGCGGGAGGCCTTGAGGAAGAGCGGGCGGCGGGGGCCGGCGAGGAGCGCCTGCACGAAGCGCTCGTCGATCTGCGACGGCACCTCCCAGCTCTCGCGGACCGGCAGCGAGCCGGTGCCTTCGCTGGCGAGCTGGAGCGCGCCGGGGATCCGGGCTGCGGTGACCAGGGAGAAGCCCGCCTGGGCGAGGCGCGCGGCGGCGCCGTCGGGGCCGATGCCGGCACCTGCTGCCAGCGCGTGGAGCGAGGCCTCGTCGATGCGGGCGGTGGCGCCGGGGAGCTGTGCGAGCAGGCGGCGGACCACCTCGCAGGCCTGGTCGAGGGCGCCCGTGGTGCAGGGGGCGGTGGCGGCGAGATCAATCACCTCGGCCTCCGCTGCGGCGCGATGGGCGAGGGCCTTCTCCACCGTCTCCGCCACGTCGGCGCCGAGACGCACGGGGAGCAGGCCGACCACGGCCGCTTCCTTCGGCGCCACCGCGGCCACCAGCGTGCCGAGCACCGGCAGCGGCCCGTGGGCGAGGGCGAGGAGATCGGCGGCGTCGCGGCCGCCGGCGAGCACGCGGTGGGCGAGCTCCTCCATCCCCGCGGAGTGCGCGCGCAGGCGCACGGCAAAGGGCAACGTCACTCTTTCTCTCCACGCACCGCGCGGAGCGGTGAGGGTTCGGAGCCCCAGCGGGTCATCAGCTCGTTGTCCAGACCGATGCGGTCGAGGATGCGCGAGACCACCGTGTCGAGGAGCTCGTCCATGTCTTTCGGCTGCGAGTAGAACGAGGGTGCAGCCGGCATCACGATCGCGCCCGCCTCCGCCGCCTGCACCGCTGCACGCAGATGCACGAGGGAGAGCGGCGTCTCGCGCACGCAGAGGAGCAGGCGGCCCTGCTCTTTCAGGATCACTTCCGCTGCGCGGCCGAGCAGATCGTCCGAGACGCCCTGGGCGATCCGGGCCATCCCGGAGGCCGAGCACGGCACCACCACCATCGAGCGGAAGCCGGCGGAGCCCGAGGCGAAGGGCGCCGAGTAGTCCTTGTGGTTGTAGACCGGGAAGCCGTAGCTCTTCGGATCCGTGCCCACCTCGTGGGCCCAGACCTGCCTGCCGTTCACGCTGAAGGTGATCGCGGGCTCGACGTCGTCGCGGGTGGCGAGGTGCTCGAGGAGCCGCTTCGCGTAGGGCGCGCCCGAGGCGCCGCCGATGCCGACGACGAGCTTGAGCTTCTTCACGACCGGGTCCCCCGGAGCACCGAAGCGACGCCGAAGAAGAGGTCGTAGCCGCGCACGTCGGTGTAGCCGTTCTCGCGCAGCAGCTCCTGCGCCTCGGCCAGCGAGAAGAAGCGCTCCATCGAGTCGGCGAGGTATTGGTAGGCGCCCTTGTCGCCCGAGATCGCGGCGCCGACGGTGGGGAGCACCTGGCGGTTGTAGACGTTGTGGAAGAACTTCGTCACCGCGCGCTCGGGCCGGAAGAACTCGAGCACCACGAAGACGCCGCCGGGCTTCAAGCAGCGGCGCACCTCGCGGAAGCAGCCGGCGAGGTCCGAGACGTTGCGCACGCCGAAGCCGCAGACCGCCGCGTCGAAGGACTCGTCCTTGAACGGCAGGTTCATCGCGTCGGCGCCGGTGAGGCCCGCGGTCGGGAGCTTGTGCTGGCCGCGGCGGAGCATCTCCACCGCGAAGTCCGCGCAGATCACCTGCGCGCCCGGATGTTCCTTCTGCACCGCGACGCCGAGATCGAGCGTGCCCGCGCAGAGGTCGAGGACGCGCGCCGACGGATCCGGGAGCTCGCGGGCCACGATGGTGCGCCAGAAGTTGTCCACGCCGGCGGAGAGCAGGTGGTTCAGCGTGTCGTAGGTGGGCGCGATCCGGTCGAACATCGAGCGCACGCTCGAGCCGTCGTGCCCCTGCGCCTGCGGGCCGTGGCGGGTCGGCGCTGCGTTCACTTCCGGCTCCCGAGAACGATGCCGAGCTGCGGCCAGATCTCGTCCACCTTCTTCTTCGTGGCCTCGTCCATCCGCGCCACGTCCGGCCAGCCGCGGGTGTAGCCCTCTTCCGGCCACTTCGTCGTCGCGTCGATGCCGAGCTTGGTCGAGTAGTTCGCCTGGTTCGGCGCGTGATCGAGGGCGTCGGTCACGCCTTCCGAGAAGACGATGTCCCGCTTGGGATCGATGTTCGCGAAGACGCGCCAGGCGACCTCTTTGAGGTCGTGCACGTTCACGTCCGGATCCACCGCGATGATGCACTTGGTGAAGACCATCTGCCCGGTGCCCCAGATCGAGTGGAAGAGCTTCCGGGCGTGGAAGGGATAGTCCTTCTTGATCGAGATGATGGCGAGGTTGTGGAACGCCGCCTCCACCGGGAGGTTGTAGTCGACGACCTCGGGGTGGACCATCTGCAGCATCGGCAGGAAGATCCGCTCGGTGGCCTTGCCGAGGAACTCGTCCTCCATCGGCGGCGGGCCGACGATGGTCGAGGGGTAGATAGGGTTGCGGCGCCGCGTAATCGCCGTGACGTGGAAAACGGGATAGGGATCCGCCGGCGAGTAGTAGCCGGTGTGATCGCCGAAGGGGCCCTCGATCCGCATCGGCTCCTCGGGATCGACGTAGCCCTCGAGGATGAAGTCCGCGTCAGCGGGGACCATGAGATCCACCGTCTTCGCCTTCACCAGGCGGACCGACTTCTTGCGGAGGAAGCCCGCGAGGAGGAACTCGTCGAGGTTGTCCGGCAGCGGCGCGGTGGCGCAGTAGGTGATCGCGGGATCGCCGCCGAGGGCGACCGCCACCTCCACCTTCTTGCCCAGCTCCTTCGCCTTGCGCATGTGGCGCTGGCCCGTCTTGTGGGCCTGCCAGTGCATGCCGGTGGTCTTCTCGTCGTAGACCTGCATGCGGTACATGCCGACGTTACGGATGCCGGTTTCGGGGTCCTTCGTGATCACGACGGGCAGCGTGATGAAGGGGCCGCCGTCCTTCGGCCAGCAGAACTGCACCGGCAGCTGCGAGAGGTCGACGTCGTCGCCCGTCTGCACCACTTCCTGGCAGGGGCCGTCGTCCACCGTCTTCGGCGTGTACGAGCCCAGGGCCGCGAGCTTCGGGAGCATCTTCAGCTTGTCCCAGAAGGAGCCCGGCGGCTGCATCTTCAGCAGCGAGTGGATCTCCTTGCCGTGCTCCTCGAAGTCCTCCACGCCCAGGGCCCAGCTCATCCGCTGGTGCGAGCCGAAGTGGTTGGTGAGGAGCGGGAAGGGAGAGCCCTTCACCTTCTCGAAGAGGAGCGCCGGGCCGCCGGCCTTCACCACACGATCGACGATCTCCGTCATCTCGAGATGGGGATCGACCTCGTGCTTGATGCGGAGGAGCTGCTTGCGCTCCTCGAGGAAGGCGACGAAGGCTGCGGTCGATTCGAAGGCCATTAGCGCACCCGGGCGGCGAGCCCCATCGCCACTTCGACGAGGGTCTGCCGGAAGGCGTTGTCGGGGATCGTGGAGAGCGCGGCGATGCCCGCTTCCGCCTCGGCGGCAGCCTCGGCGCGGACCTGCTGCACCGCCCCGCTCTCGCGGACCTTGGCGGCGATGCGGGCGGCGACGTCCGAGGTGAGCGGGCGGTCCTCGGCGAGGGCCTGCGAGAGCTCCTGGCGGATCTCCGGGAAGGCGTCGAGGGTGCGGAGGACCGGGAGGGTCATGTTCCCCTCGCGGAGGTCCTGGAGGAGGTCCTTGCCGAACTGGTCCGCGTCCGCGTCGAAGTCGAGGGCGTCGTCGGAGAGCTGGAAGGCAATGCCGACGTGCCAGCCGTACTCGCCCATGGCGTCCGCCATGCGGGAGGAGCCGCCGCCAGCGCGGCAGCCGGAGCGGGCGGCCCAGCGGAAGAGCGAGGCCGTCTTGCCCTCGCAGACGCGGCGGTACTCGGCCTCGGTGGCGTTCGAGGAGCCGCGGAGCGAGAGCTGGAGGGCTTCGCCGGCGACCAGCTCGCGGAGGACCGCGATCAGCTCCTCGAGGGCGCCGGGCACCCCTGCCCCACAGGCGAGGTCCAGGGCGCGGGTGAGGAGGAAGTCGCCGGAGAGGACGCTGACGCCGTTGTTCCAGATGCGGCGAGAGGTGGGCCGGCCGCGGCGGACGTCGCCCTCGTCGATGACGTCGTCGTGCAGGAGCGTCGCCGCGTGGGCCAGCTCCGCGGCTGCGGCCAGGGCGATCCCGCCGGAGCCGCCAGCAGCCCGGGCCGACAGGAGCGTCAGCATCGCGCGGATACGCTTGCCCCCGGCCACCAGGAGGTGCTCGGCGGCGGCCCC
It encodes:
- a CDS encoding UbiX family flavin prenyltransferase, giving the protein MKKLKLVVGIGGASGAPYAKRLLEHLATRDDVEPAITFSVNGRQVWAHEVGTDPKSYGFPVYNHKDYSAPFASGSAGFRSMVVVPCSASGMARIAQGVSDDLLGRAAEVILKEQGRLLLCVRETPLSLVHLRAAVQAAEAGAIVMPAAPSFYSQPKDMDELLDTVVSRILDRIGLDNELMTRWGSEPSPLRAVRGEKE
- a CDS encoding ubiquinone/menaquinone biosynthesis methyltransferase — translated: MNAAPTRHGPQAQGHDGSSVRSMFDRIAPTYDTLNHLLSAGVDNFWRTIVARELPDPSARVLDLCAGTLDLGVAVQKEHPGAQVICADFAVEMLRRGQHKLPTAGLTGADAMNLPFKDESFDAAVCGFGVRNVSDLAGCFREVRRCLKPGGVFVVLEFFRPERAVTKFFHNVYNRQVLPTVGAAISGDKGAYQYLADSMERFFSLAEAQELLRENGYTDVRGYDLFFGVASVLRGTRS
- a CDS encoding menaquinone biosynthesis decarboxylase, producing MAFESTAAFVAFLEERKQLLRIKHEVDPHLEMTEIVDRVVKAGGPALLFEKVKGSPFPLLTNHFGSHQRMSWALGVEDFEEHGKEIHSLLKMQPPGSFWDKLKMLPKLAALGSYTPKTVDDGPCQEVVQTGDDVDLSQLPVQFCWPKDGGPFITLPVVITKDPETGIRNVGMYRMQVYDEKTTGMHWQAHKTGQRHMRKAKELGKKVEVAVALGGDPAITYCATAPLPDNLDEFLLAGFLRKKSVRLVKAKTVDLMVPADADFILEGYVDPEEPMRIEGPFGDHTGYYSPADPYPVFHVTAITRRRNPIYPSTIVGPPPMEDEFLGKATERIFLPMLQMVHPEVVDYNLPVEAAFHNLAIISIKKDYPFHARKLFHSIWGTGQMVFTKCIIAVDPDVNVHDLKEVAWRVFANIDPKRDIVFSEGVTDALDHAPNQANYSTKLGIDATTKWPEEGYTRGWPDVARMDEATKKKVDEIWPQLGIVLGSRK
- a CDS encoding polyprenyl synthetase family protein; this encodes MDSAAAVVGATDANLAKVVELKGVPRAGAHLEAARMLTDELIRLEAALPRLCAGAPPELGAAAEHLLVAGGKRIRAMLTLLSARAAGGSGGIALAAAAELAHAATLLHDDVIDEGDVRRGRPTSRRIWNNGVSVLSGDFLLTRALDLACGAGVPGALEELIAVLRELVAGEALQLSLRGSSNATEAEYRRVCEGKTASLFRWAARSGCRAGGGSSRMADAMGEYGWHVGIAFQLSDDALDFDADADQFGKDLLQDLREGNMTLPVLRTLDAFPEIRQELSQALAEDRPLTSDVAARIAAKVRESGAVQQVRAEAAAEAEAGIAALSTIPDNAFRQTLVEVAMGLAARVR